The following are encoded together in the Pseudomonas xantholysinigenes genome:
- a CDS encoding Na/Pi cotransporter family protein: protein MLTLLNLLSAVALLVWGTHIVRTGILRVYGSNLRRVLGQNMNKRPLAFIAGIVVTAMVQSSNATAMLVTSFVGQGLMAMTPALAIMLGADVGTALMARVLTFDLSWLSPLLIFLGVIFFLSRKQTRAGQLGRVGIGLGLIILALQLIVHAAAPITHAQGVKVLFASLTGDILLDALIGALFAMISYSSLAAVLLTATLAGAEVISLPVAIGLVIGANIGSGLLAFLTTSLQNSAGRRVALGSLLYKIIGLLLIIPVLHPLVAWMDSLSFSPQELVIGFHLLYNTLRCLLMLPTVKPMGRVCSYLLPERDNGNGHTLPRHLDPTALNTPSLALANAVRETLRLGDIVDSLLEAMLGALRGTQTAMPQQVRTLVEDAEALYNAIKLYLAQMPREDLGEQDNRRWAEIIELAINLKLASDLIERMLRKVQQQKTSQRREFSQVGLEELTGLQEQLLANLRLGLSVFLSADPQSAQQLLREKRRFRAQERRLAHAHVSRLQRKVVQSIETSSLHLELIADMRRLNSLFCSSAYVVLGGTDTGGLMLDSVPDEARQP from the coding sequence ATGCTGACCCTGCTCAACCTGCTCTCCGCCGTGGCATTGCTGGTGTGGGGCACCCATATCGTGCGTACCGGCATCCTGCGGGTGTACGGCTCGAACCTGCGCCGCGTGCTCGGCCAGAACATGAACAAACGCCCACTCGCGTTCATCGCCGGCATCGTGGTCACCGCCATGGTGCAGAGCAGCAACGCCACCGCCATGCTGGTCACCTCATTCGTCGGCCAGGGCCTGATGGCCATGACCCCGGCGCTGGCGATCATGCTCGGCGCCGACGTCGGTACCGCGTTGATGGCGCGGGTGCTGACTTTCGACCTGTCCTGGCTGTCGCCGCTGCTGATCTTCCTCGGAGTGATCTTCTTCCTCTCGCGCAAGCAGACCCGCGCCGGCCAGTTGGGGCGGGTGGGCATCGGCCTGGGCCTGATCATCCTGGCCTTGCAACTGATCGTCCACGCCGCCGCGCCCATCACCCACGCCCAAGGGGTGAAGGTGCTGTTCGCCTCGCTGACCGGCGACATCCTGCTCGATGCCCTGATCGGCGCTCTGTTCGCCATGATTTCCTACTCGAGCCTGGCCGCCGTGCTGCTGACCGCCACCCTGGCCGGCGCCGAGGTGATCAGCCTGCCGGTGGCCATCGGCCTGGTGATCGGCGCCAACATCGGCAGCGGCCTGCTCGCCTTCCTCACCACCAGCCTGCAGAACAGCGCCGGGCGCCGCGTGGCGCTGGGCAGCCTGCTGTACAAGATCATCGGCCTGCTGCTGATCATCCCGGTGCTGCACCCACTGGTGGCGTGGATGGACAGCCTGAGCTTCAGCCCCCAGGAGTTGGTGATCGGCTTCCACCTGCTCTACAACACCTTGCGCTGCCTGCTCATGCTGCCGACGGTCAAGCCGATGGGGCGGGTGTGCAGCTACCTGTTGCCCGAGCGCGACAACGGCAACGGCCACACCCTGCCACGCCACCTTGACCCGACCGCGCTGAACACCCCCAGCCTGGCCCTGGCCAACGCCGTGCGCGAGACCCTGCGCCTGGGCGATATCGTCGACAGCCTGCTCGAAGCCATGCTCGGTGCCCTGCGCGGCACCCAGACCGCCATGCCGCAGCAGGTGCGGACCCTGGTCGAGGATGCCGAGGCCTTGTACAACGCCATCAAGCTGTACCTGGCGCAAATGCCCCGCGAGGATCTCGGCGAGCAGGACAACCGGCGCTGGGCGGAAATCATCGAGCTGGCGATCAACCTCAAGCTGGCCAGTGACCTGATCGAGCGCATGCTGCGCAAGGTCCAGCAACAGAAGACCTCGCAGCGGCGGGAGTTTTCCCAGGTCGGCCTGGAGGAACTGACCGGCCTGCAGGAGCAACTGCTGGCCAACCTGCGCCTGGGCCTGTCGGTGTTCCTCAGCGCCGACCCGCAGAGCGCGCAGCAGTTGCTGCGCGAAAAGCGCCGCTTCCGCGCCCAGGAACGGCGCCTGGCCCATGCCCATGTCAGCCGCCTGCAACGTAAAGTGGTGCAGAGTATCGAGACCAGTTCGCTACACTTGGAGCTCATTGCCGACATGCGGCGGTTGAACTCTTTGTTCTGCAGCAGTGCCTATGTGGTACTGGGCGGCACCGACACCGGCGGGCTGATGCTCGACAGCGTGCCGGACGAAGCCCGCCAGCCCTGA
- a CDS encoding TerC family protein, whose amino-acid sequence MEWLTSPEIWVAFFTLTALEIVLGIDNIIMISILVSRMPKHMQPRTRIFGLALAMVTRIMLLLSITWVMRLTDDLFHVLGQGISGRDLILFFGGLFLLWKSSQEIYHGLEGEDESAEEPKGAGGKFFYTIIQIAIIDIVFSLDSVITAVGMVSHVPVMIAAIVVAVLVMMLCAGTISDFIDKHPSLKMLALSFLIVVGTVLIAESFDVHVPKGYVYFAMAFSLAVEAINIRMRTALARKKGKEHDPVKLRKDIPGQ is encoded by the coding sequence ATGGAATGGCTGACCAGCCCGGAAATCTGGGTTGCCTTTTTCACCCTCACCGCGCTTGAGATCGTGCTCGGGATCGACAACATCATCATGATCTCGATCCTGGTCAGCCGCATGCCCAAGCACATGCAGCCGCGCACGCGGATCTTCGGCCTGGCCCTGGCCATGGTCACGCGGATCATGCTGCTGCTGTCGATCACCTGGGTCATGCGCCTGACCGACGATCTGTTCCATGTGCTCGGCCAGGGCATCTCTGGCCGCGACCTGATCCTGTTCTTTGGCGGCCTGTTCCTGCTGTGGAAAAGCTCCCAGGAGATCTACCACGGCCTGGAAGGCGAGGACGAGAGCGCCGAGGAGCCAAAAGGGGCGGGCGGCAAGTTCTTCTACACCATCATCCAGATCGCCATCATCGACATCGTGTTCTCCCTGGACTCGGTGATCACTGCCGTGGGCATGGTCTCCCACGTGCCGGTGATGATCGCCGCGATCGTCGTCGCGGTGCTGGTGATGATGCTCTGCGCCGGCACCATCAGCGACTTCATCGACAAGCACCCTTCGTTGAAGATGCTTGCACTTTCGTTCCTGATCGTCGTCGGTACCGTGCTGATCGCCGAATCTTTCGATGTTCACGTGCCGAAGGGCTACGTGTACTTCGCCATGGCCTTCTCGCTGGCGGTAGAGGCGATCAACATCCGCATGCGCACCGCGCTGGCACGCAAGAAGGGCAAGGAGCACGACCCGGTGAAACTGCGCAAGGACATTCCAGGTCAGTAA
- a CDS encoding M16 family metallopeptidase: MRCLMFVCLLICSLPTFALDRSRVEGYLLPNGLQVILKSGYERDHVSIRLVVGVGLDDFACDQRELPHLLEHLLFSGIDDTGEGGLEERMQALGGEWNAYTSSADTTFVIEAPARNQRKVLDLLLAVIRDTRIDAKALATAKTIIEREDGGHYGRLQRWLDRQDIGHPASDQLATELGLKCPERSNLDDMTLEQVQHLREQWYAANNMSLIVVGGLDRLLPAYLERTFGELPATEPEERRSLESISQQAEQRRDLTRGWLGDNVKLHWLFIEPTLEEGHDQTLELLSRYLDWALYDQLRLRHGLSYGPSVQRESFGDSGMLSLNADLERQDVDAAQKVIEQLFEHLRKHGLDPDTFARIKEAAIARESWTTQGNAALADYYWGALNAYEDGRFTDPVRLLRQVSLKQADAALRELLKEPGYLRIEQPLLGYDELYGLVALVLGLILAAGLIRRRRVVASRPGGATREP, from the coding sequence ATGCGTTGCCTGATGTTCGTTTGCCTGCTGATCTGCAGCCTGCCAACCTTCGCCCTCGACCGCTCGCGGGTGGAGGGCTACCTGTTGCCCAACGGCCTACAGGTGATCCTCAAGTCTGGCTACGAGCGCGACCATGTGTCGATCCGCCTGGTGGTCGGTGTTGGCCTGGACGACTTCGCCTGCGACCAGCGCGAACTGCCGCACCTGCTCGAGCACCTGCTGTTCAGCGGCATCGACGACACCGGCGAGGGTGGCCTGGAAGAGCGCATGCAAGCCCTGGGCGGTGAGTGGAATGCCTACACCAGCAGCGCCGACACCACCTTTGTCATCGAGGCCCCGGCGCGCAACCAGCGCAAGGTGCTCGACCTGCTGTTGGCGGTGATCCGCGACACGCGCATCGACGCCAAGGCCCTGGCCACCGCCAAGACCATCATCGAACGCGAGGACGGCGGCCACTACGGTCGCCTGCAGCGCTGGCTCGACCGCCAGGACATCGGCCATCCGGCCAGCGACCAACTGGCCACCGAGCTGGGCCTCAAATGCCCCGAACGCTCCAACCTCGACGACATGACCCTGGAGCAGGTGCAGCACCTGCGCGAACAGTGGTACGCGGCCAACAACATGTCGCTGATCGTCGTCGGCGGCCTCGACCGCCTGCTGCCGGCCTATCTGGAACGTACCTTCGGCGAGCTGCCGGCGACCGAGCCCGAGGAACGCCGCAGCCTGGAAAGCATCAGCCAGCAGGCCGAACAGCGCCGCGACCTGACCCGCGGCTGGCTGGGCGACAACGTCAAGCTGCACTGGCTGTTCATCGAGCCGACCCTGGAGGAGGGCCACGACCAGACCCTGGAGCTGCTCTCGCGCTATCTGGACTGGGCGCTGTACGACCAGTTGCGCCTGCGCCATGGCCTGTCCTATGGCCCATCGGTGCAACGCGAGAGCTTTGGCGACAGTGGCATGCTCAGCCTCAATGCCGACCTCGAGCGCCAAGACGTCGACGCGGCGCAGAAGGTGATCGAGCAACTGTTCGAGCACCTGCGCAAGCACGGCCTGGACCCGGACACCTTCGCCCGCATCAAGGAAGCGGCGATCGCCCGGGAAAGCTGGACCACCCAGGGCAATGCGGCACTGGCCGACTATTACTGGGGCGCGCTCAACGCCTACGAGGACGGGCGCTTCACCGATCCGGTGCGGCTGCTGCGCCAGGTCAGCCTCAAGCAGGCCGATGCGGCGCTGCGCGAGCTGCTCAAGGAACCGGGGTACCTGCGCATCGAGCAGCCGTTGCTGGGGTATGACGAACTGTATGGGCTGGTGGCGCTGGTGCTGGGGCTGATCCTGGCTGCGGGGCTGATTCGTCGGCGCCGTGTGGTGGCCAGTCGCCCTGGAGGTGCTACACGGGAGCCGTGA